One region of Juglans microcarpa x Juglans regia isolate MS1-56 chromosome 7S, Jm3101_v1.0, whole genome shotgun sequence genomic DNA includes:
- the LOC121241035 gene encoding protein TIC 100 — protein MAGEDDEQKNPAREDQVISEEDSDESESDTDDSSYYTDYSDEETLTYVRPGDERPASENTAEANIKRLNRILDSNYFKKQLDQDDREMVNEKDVFDFPRDPENWTEEDLKEIWADAPLAMTKPGWDPVWADEDDWDVMREEVKAGRDPPIAPFYLPYRKPYPVIPDNNYDIATPKAAVEELDRIEEFLKWVSYIFADGSSYEGTVWDDLAHGKGVFVAEQGLVRYEGEWLQNQMEGHGVIEVDIPDIEPVPGSKLEAKMRAEGKIIARDYMTPEDREWLEMDIEDSIRLADGVYEVPFYERDEWIQEFGRKPEKGRYRYAGQWKHGRMHGCGVYDVNERTIYGRFYFGELLQDSTGCDEDTCAVHSGIAEVAAAKARMFVNKPDGMVREERGPYSDPQHPYFYEEEDVWMAPGFINQFYKVPYLWERYVSEVDQEREMWLNSFYKAPLRLPMPAELEHWWSKDHFPEFVLINKEPEPDPKDPSKLIYTEDPLILHTPTGMLINYIEDEKYGLRLFWQPPLKDGEDIDPEKVQFLPLGYDEFFGRDVTVKKENIWMRIIQALENTFKPWYDKVEKWAEEKKRASEMKMKLIEKELELIEAELCLEEAIEDMDEELKRREKEEEEKVKVDLQGKEDTSALNNQDKRSALEQEEEEEDEDEDEDEDDVDVAPSSFGSVGTDKDPTRNDQKGNKPGKSPFSTSSLSFASSSLISGVPLMLQRSFLAWKKGRSGLRAASPLEVEAPSGLPETVVSVSFPPVFGSRGRLRAIVEDRGKVQVQSHSNVRLSQLRSLSQILSRSSGSVKSKRSLTEARRMSNGWLHKAPVRDFDSILSLHTPEHYLEPYRKTICGEPMSLSL, from the exons ATGGCAGGCGAAGATGATGAACAGAAAAACCCAGCGCGAGAAGACCAAGTCATCTCCGAGGAAGACTCGGACGAGTCCGAGTCGGACACGGACGATTCGTCCTACTACACGGACTACTCGGATGAGGAAACCCTCACGTATGTCCGACCAGGAGACGAGCGGCCCGCGTCCGAGAACACAGCGGAGGCGAACATAAAGCGGTTAAACCGGATACTGGATAGCAATTATTTTAAGAAGCAGCTGGATCAGGATGACCGGGAAATGGTGAACGAAAAGGATGTCTTTGATTTCCCCAGAGACCCGGAGAACTGGACGGAGGAGGACCTGAAGGAGATCTGGGCGGACGCTCCGCTGGCAATGACCAAACCCGGATGGGACCCTGTCTGGGCCGATGAGGATGACTGGGATGTCATGAGGGAGGAGGTTAAGGCTGGGCGGGACCCGCCTATTGCGCCATTTTACTTGCCGTATCGGAAGCCGTACCCGGTTATACCGGACAACAACTACGACATAGCGACCCCCAAGGCGGCGGTCGAGGAGTTGGATAGGATCGAGGAGTTTCTCAAATGGGTCAGCTACATTTTCGCGGATGGCAGCTC GTATGAAGGCACAGTTTGGGATGACTTGGCACATGGAAAAGGTGTATTTGTTGCTGAACAGGGGCTTGTCAG GTATGAAGGTGAATGGCTTCAAAACCAAATGGAGGGCCATGGGGTTATTGAAGTTGACATACCCGATATAGAACCTGTGCCAGGCTCCAA GCTTGAAGCAAAGATGCGTGCTGAAGGGAAAATAATAGCAAGGGATTATATGACCCCGGAGGACAGAGAATGGCTGGAGATGGATATCGAAGATAGCATTCGTCTTGCTGACGGGGTGTATGAAGTACCATTTTATGAAAGGGATGAGTGGATCCAAGAGTTTGGGAGGAAACC GGAGAAGGGTCGATACCGATATGCTGGTCAGTGGAAGCATGGCAGAATGCATGGATGTGGTGTTTATGATGTCAATGAGCGTACCATATAT GGTAGGTTCTACTTTGGAGAGCTATTGCAGGATTCTACTGGTTGTGATGAAGATACTTGTGCG GTGCATTCAGGTATAGCGGAAGTAGCAGCTGCTAAGGCTCGAATGTTTGTTAACAAGCCTGATGGAA TGGTTAGGGAAGAGAGGGGACCATATAGTGATCCTCAACATCCCTATTtctatgaagaagaagatgtttGGATGGCACCAGGCTTCATTAACCAGTTCTATAAG GTCCCATATCTTTGGGAAAGATATGTAAGTGAGGTGGATCAGGAAAGAGAAATGTGGTTAAATTCCTTCTACAAGGCACCACTAAGACTGCCTATGCCTGCTGAGCTTGAACATTGGTGGTCCAAAG ATCATTTTCCGGAATTTGTTCTCATCAACAAGGAACCAGAGCCTGATCCAAAAGATCCATCAAAGCTTATATATACTGAAGATCCCCTCATACTACACACACCAACCGGAATGCTAATAAACTATATCGAGGATGAGAAGTATGGGCTTCGCTTATTTTGGCAGCCACCTCTGAAAGATGGGGAAGATATTGACCCAGAAAAGGTTCAATTCCTACCCCTAGGGTATGATGAGTTTTTTGGAAGAGATGTGACTGTGAAGAAAGAGAACATATGGATGCGTATCATCCAAGCGCTAGAAAATACGTTCAAGCCATGGTATGATAAAGTAGAGAAATGGGctgaagagaagaagagagcttcagagatgaagatgaagctgATAGAAAAAGAACTTGAACTAATAGAGGCTGAATTGTGTCTGGAAGAGGCCATCGAGGACATGGATGAGGAgttgaaaaggagagagaaagaggaggaggagaaggtgAAAGTGGACTTGCAGGGTAAAGAGGATACTTCTGCATTGAACAACCAGGACAAGAGATCTGCATTGGAacaggaggaagaggaggaagacgaagacgaagacgaGGACGAGGACGATGTTGATGTTGCGCCTTCAAGTTTTGGGTCTGTTGGTACGGATAAGGACCCAACAAGGAATGACCAGAAAGGAAACAAACCGGGAAAATCTCCATTTTCAACATCTTCACTGTCATTTGCTTCTAGTAGCCTTATTTCAGGG GTGCCATTGATGCTACAACGATCATTCTTGGCATGGAAGAAGGGTAGATCAGGGTTAAGGGCAGCTTCTCCATTGGAGGTTGAGGCCCCTAGTGGCCTCCCGGAAACAGTTGTCTCGGTCAGTTTTCCTCCAGTTTTTGGCTCAAGAGGACGCTTGAGAGCTATAGTGGAGGATCGTGGGAAAGTCCAAGTACAAAGCCACTCAAATGTAAGATTGTCTCAACTGCGTTCGCTATCTCAAATTCTATCACGTTCATCAGGCTCTGTGAAATCCAAAAGAAGCCTTACAGAGGCAAGAAGAATGAGCAATGGTTGGCTGCATAAAGCACCGGTGAGGGATTTTGACAGTATATTGTCTTTGCACACACCTGAACATTATTTGGAACCGTATAGGAAGACAATATGTGGTGAGCCAATGTCTCTTTCTCTTTAA